Within Quercus lobata isolate SW786 chromosome 5, ValleyOak3.0 Primary Assembly, whole genome shotgun sequence, the genomic segment AATGaaagatgctcatttttccatatcaacaattcttgcatttccccaaatgcaataccaaatatgatacATTtccatatataatcatatatatattaaggttacgacacaatagtttttaggaaaatataattttcataggTAGTTTTCAAAAGCgtgtctaacccaaaaacatttatataacatcgttatttttcaaaatcctattgaaaagctacttacctcgcaaccgcaaaatcctaattctccaaactccaaggagattagctagaacttAAACAATATCAAGTAAACCTATCACAATGAATATAGAGCTTGAAATTGCATCTAGCCACAATTTAGGAATTGACAAATAATCGCTTAATTAGGTAGCATCtaacctcatcaataataatatattccacttccatagtttctcaacaaattgattcaCAAGGCATATACTCCAATTATCAAGTTAACCCGTTTAATATTATCTCCAACATTATGACTAGTTTCCATGAAATTTACACTCCATCATTAAGAGATccatgaaagcaaaatcaatATATCCTCCAAGATAAGAAATTTGGAACttcaactaactccaaataaacccaatggcgatagaaaaattaaattcaccaaccatcacatgttataacttaaaacccctaaatttttcCACCATACACAAACCTTAAGTAGTCATCAATAGCACAAAATATATACCCACTCATTAAATAATTCCATcaatacaaaacccatacataaaaacacataaatatcacttcctATGCTCATAAATCATATGAGTATCATATTAAAACTTAGATAAAAATAGCCTCAAGCAAAAGtgcaaaacccaccaaaaagatgaaaaatttttacctaaaaaaaaaaggatgtgaaGGTGTTTATAGGTTCCCAAAAATTTTCCGGTGATCTTGCCGGAAAATGATGGTGGAAATGGCAGTGGTGTTGGTGTGGAAGTGCCGGTGGAGAGGATGAGAGTAGGGAGGAGAGCGtatgagagaaaacaaaaaaatgaaaagaaggaaaggTTGAGAGTGAGCCGGCCAAAGGGAAGATAAGATAAAGTGATTGTGGGATGggtagtggggttaggtggggcTTGGCACGTGTGAAACCAAAAATATCTgatccttttctctcttttttttttattttttttttttattttaaaagacaGGATGTTACAAGTGTagtagtgaaggcattcaagattccctcgtcatcattgtcatctaaatcatccttaggctcggtgtcactcaaggtagcagtaatggccttgcttttcccaatagTCTTGAGATAAGTTTGACATTCTTATTTCATATGTCCAAAACCTTAACATCTGAAACACTTTGGTCGGGAGGGAATAGTGTACTAACTGACATCCTTGGTATCCTTCTTTCCTCTATCTTGGCTCTTAAACTAAGACGAACTGGATTACCTACCGTCCTTGTTGAATCCTtttgcattggcattcttcataaacttcttgaattgcctatAATGTAGGATTttatcttagaatcttcatcatcagaggACTCGTCTGTATCATTgcttttggccttcagtgccatgctcttacTCATGCTCAATTTCTCGATCCTAatcaaacccaattcataggattgcaagttgccaaccagctctgtcaaagAAATTTTGTCGATGTCCTTCAATTCCTTAATAACAGTGATCTTAGCATGGAATCTCTTCGATAGATATCCAAGCACCTTTCTTATAACCTTAGGTTCGGAAATGGTTTCCctaaaattaaaagcaaagtTAACAATGTCCTTCAACTTAACATAGAACTCATCAAGCGACTTGTCCTCcttcatctttattttttcaaaactcatagtaagcctttgaagttttgaatccttgacagccatAGTTCCTTTGTAGGTTGTTTGGAGgatagtccatgcttccttagtagtttcagtagaggatatcttcttgaactcctcattggtgaccaCACTGAATAAAACATTCAATGCTCTACTGTTAAAGTTTGTCGctttgatcttagcatcatccaaATTAGTCAGCGCTTTCTTTGGCTTAGTCTAGCCAATCTCCACATcttgccacaccttctcatctaaagactgcaagaaagcactcatgcatactttccagtataaatagttagtgtcatcaaataaatgaggtataattaaggtctatccatgacaaatagggtTCAAGGGATCACATAACAaagataaaccctaatcagagtgtgcttgctccgataccacttgataggccaagaatgtattcacccctttgataaattaattaattaattagccaagtgaaattaattgaaattaattagatttaatttcatgcaataagcgtggtagcacaaagaaatcaccaactaagttaaatgcagcagaaaataaatttgacacaggtgatttgtttacgagtGGAGAAAACCACCAAGGCGAAACCCCACtaagtgaatttaaggtcaccactcccgataatccactattatcaaaacaagctattacaagtaaaagaaatcctagtacctaataccaacctatagttgaacccttaccccaatatccaattggacttgtaatgtagtgacaatctctcctttcaatgcacggcttccagtatgtgactaacaaaTCGATGCACGGATTTAAGTACGTGACTAATataccaacttgaggaagatgttagttgcaaagttcttctattcatccaaacgatgaagattaagaagctccttgattacaaaactcttggctCAAAGACCTAGTAACTTCTACgatgaatatgatgaactagggcaagttctgtctccggtcacaatttgcatgcacaatgactttgcatcaagttgcataaCCTTGCATCACCTTTGACagtccttaaaataatccttatatatgtctaggggttgcgagaaaagaaaccctacacaaataacttggatatgtgtgaaaaacagaatcggaaatctgaatttcataattctcaatAGATACTGTTTCTGTTGAGTAACTGTCGAGATTCCTTAATACACCTTAATAGATATGATCTGTCGAGCTATTTGTCaagatttaatgaacaacacttcttcacttgtttcttggaaatatttgcatggcttcaatactagacttgaactcttattccttgaagtactaaaccatCCAaaatctacctaattacaagtaaagtgcattttgtcaaaagatcaGCCAATTTACAATAAtatatgttctaacaagttccacatatgtcctaatagtttggttagcaaaaaaaaaaaaaaaaggcatatttGTTGTGTAGGGATGTTCAACCTTTTTTTGGGTCGGTTGGTTTGCTTAAAATAGGATAAGCTTTttgcgtgtgtgtgtatatatatattttacgtCAAGTTTGGTTTGTTTAAACCCTAAAGGgaattactttttgaaaaattcttaatttacaTTGTACTAGCAATgtaagatttacatttattaagGATGTTTGCGGTGCAATGCGATGTGGTGTTAGGCTATTTTTAGCACCGTACTTTGCGTTTCAGTTTAACTAAAACCATAACTATGTTGCATCTCATTTTGTGGTTACATATGCAGTGCAGTGTAGTGCggtttagagtttagccaaAATCATAACTACACTGCACTTCATTTTTGCGGTCATATATATAGTGCAGCGTATAAAATATGGTTTGAAGacggtatatttttcaaattttgggcttttcctgcccagcccaaaactaattttccctttgttttgggCCCAATTTTAAGctattgagctagtttttctttattttgaattgactttcctaatcaacacttgctaggactatttttttttttttttaaactagggttactaaactattaataatatatttaatattttaaaaaaattatattaatatatagagagggtgcaatttgtgcaatttttattattataaaactgCAAACAACACTACACCATGCATTGCAGTGCAGTTATGCCATTTTACGGGCAGTTTCGATGCAGTTTTTATAGTTTGTGTGATTTGATGGACACCCCTAATCATGGATAGTACAATATAAATCTATAATTAGTCTTACTTTTTTTGTCTTCTTATCTAGTAATGGGGTCAAACAAGTTAAGTTTGGGAactaatatatgaattttttggAGCCTTGGCACCACACAATGCTCGGGCTATATATTGCCTATGTGAGTTGTAACCTACATTAAACCGTATTACATATTTACATATTTAGCATCAAGTGAGCGgtaatgaaaatttaataagCTCTTTTTTGGGAAAGTAAATTTGCAATTATATCGTATATTtgacttactttttctttttatagacCCTAATTTCTTGCAAATACATATCCAcaagacaaaattaaagcacATTTGAAACTAGCTCAAGAATTGTTaagagttttgtagtttaattgGAATTTTCTCTTGCATAAAGTGCATAGGGTTAAGAATCTATGGCTTTCAAAgcgttttttgtgttttatatcTCATTACATTTTGCTTCATTCCATAATGATGCCATTGTAAAAGGGAATAATCTCAATCTTTTGATTTCAGAAAGGAAGCAAGAAACACCACTAAAACGAGTTTTggtatttctattgtatttttgTTCATACATGCTTGTCAATAGTTTTACTTGTGAAACTAATATTACATTATtctatgtccaaaaaaaaataagctaagtATTCCATGTCAACTTAGTGCAGTAGTAATTACAATTTTCATTGCTAACAAAGTATTTGCATTTCGTTATAGCCTGAGATTTTGTCTAACAATAATAAGGTTTTTGCAGACTGAGCATGGAGACACCTATGATTGCATCAATGTATATGAGCAACCTAGTTTGAAACATCCTTTACTTAGGAATCATAGAATTCAGGTTCATATTTTTACGTTATTAATTTgtgtttagttttttcttttaaattcaaatttcttgATTGGCTTTGGAGTGAGAGGTTTTCTTTCATGGTGTTTTAATTGGTGTTTCTAAACATTCTTAGCGTAAGATGTgtagtttatttttgttcatttctcTCTTTAAATTTGGTCCACAAAAGATTACTCTATACCCTAAAAGTGTAGAATTAAGCAATGTGTTAATTGTGGGAGTGGGACTCCTATTGTTTGTCTCCgcaattaattaagttaatttatattattccTTTGATGATTAAATTTCAAAGTATTCTAGAAAATGATCAGTGTGTGCACAAGTATGCACTGTGCACATCACAATTAAATGTTTGATTGTGGAATAGTGTAATACAAAAGAAATTAAGTGTGCGTATCAATTATGTAAAAACTTTTGTTGCTACTGTAACAACTCGGATGCTTCTataataatatttcattttgtAACGATTTGTTGATATACTAAAGTATAGAAAATTCTCAACAGATGAGACCCAGccataaaataagaaaaatgatagctAAAATGAAACACAAGAAGCTGCCGCCTGGTGTCCAACATGCAAAGATAAAGTTAGATGAAGCGTGCCCAAAAGGGACTATCCCTGTTCTGAGAGTCGTAGACAAAGATCTATCAAAGAATGTATCAAATTTATATAAGCCTCAATCAAATGAAGGGAATCAGAATTTAGAAGTAAGTGAGTTATGGCTTTCTATGTTTaatattagaatatatatatatatatatatatttatattgtttacctttcttgtatttgtttttgtaatacAGTTAAGAGTCCTCTTACCTTTAATGGAAATTACTCTCATAGTTTGCAGGGATATTTACACAAACAACCCCAGacaaaaaatatcaatcaaatttggcaACAATTAGTGTATATAATCCACAAGTTGGACCTCACCAATATAGTTCAGCTGCGATCTCAGTTGAAGCAGGAAATGGAGCTGACTTCAATCAAATACAAATTGGGTGGACTGTAAGTATTAAGTTAGAGaaattatttgataattatttaGTTAGCACTATTGTTTATTTGATGATATCTtacttcttttatatatatatatatatatatatataataaattggatagcttttattattattattatctaaaataataaattcaaaagtTACAATGGAAGAGggctatttaaaatttaaatctatCATTTAGATACACCTAAGTAGTGCTAATTGAACTAAAAGATTCTTGGTTAATTTTTCTACAATtgaatttcaacattatttcaACTTTATCATTAACTACATGCATGATCAAAGAAAGCTTGATATAGTAAAAGTTAAGCTCCATTCGAAACTAGTCAACATGACTCGttgtttgtttcaatggaaaactttgtgtaaaaatagttttttgtgttttacagTGTTTAGtgatgtaaaaaaaatgagtcaaagaAAAACTATCTTCAGTcgacatagaaaatatgacttATTTTAAGAGATTATtttccactaaatttttttgaaaaataactctatctcaCAGTAAGCTAAGGAAGTTAAgagattatttttcaacttatttaaggATACTACCAAACGTTagaaaatgaaatagtttttaagaaaatgctttttgaaaaaatgcaacacattttctaaaaaaaatcaatgctaAAACAAACGAGCTAATTGTGGCTTCTTATTTTAGGAATgacttttttgcaaaattttgtaagagagCAATATAGAAAACAGTAATTAATATTGATAGGCCATCAAAATTTGATGGTAATAACATACACTAATGAAGAAGTGTGTCAACCACaagatatttatatatgttagaATTATAGTTAAATGATCAAATTAACTATTTCgtaatagtttaaacttttgagaaAATCAGTAATTTATCATAGTATCAGAGCAAAAAAATCTAAGTTCAATCATTATCTCCACTTTACcctctcatttaaaatgtttaaaaaatcacaattagcGAAATCGGTAACTATTTGTAAAATTCTTCAGGTGTACCCAGACTTATTCAATGGCGATACACGCACCCATTGGTATTTTAAAATGATTAATGTAAGTACTTTTATCTCTAAACAGATTTAATGTTCttgttaggatttttttttttttttttggacaaataCAATGTGCTAACTTAATTTGAATTTACACTATACATGGACTAGAACGGCAATTTGTCAGGATGTTATAATCTCAATTGCTTGGGCTTCGTACAAACTAATACCCAAGTTGCAATTGGCACTGCTATGGATAAAGTCTCTAAATACAGTACTGAAGACCAAGTTGTTTTCCGTTTCAGCATTATTCGTGTAATACtttccatctttctttcatatatatatgatcttCCATTggtttttccttattttttttctttttgggtttttgattatGTGATATGATAACAATAGCAAGAAGGAACTGAAGTAAGAAATGCTTCATGGTGGCTGCTTGTTTATAATGATGATAATGATTATGATTCGATTGGGTATTTTCCTGCCACACAATTTAACGAGTTAGCTGGAGGAGCAGACAAATTGCAATGGGGAGGCTATGTTCTCAGTAGTAGAGATGATAATACCAGCCCTCCTATGGGCAGTGGACATTTTGATAATGGCGTATATCAACGTACCTGTTTCATGAGTCAAGTTGAACTTGTAGATCACAATTTTGACTTAGTTGATTCACCAACTGGTGTTCAAACTGCCATGTCCCGTTGTTACCTTGAAGGAGATGAGTCATACAAAAACGACGGCAAAACGGGCTATAGCTTTTGTTTTGGCGGAACCGGTGGCTCCGAGTCAGACTGTGAACAGTGACGACTCCAGGAATAAtttcagggtgttcctgggtGGGCTTactctgttacaatttttttttctttagattctctattacaattttttcttttttagattttagttcaatttttttttttagctttttctttttgcttgaaagcaATGTTTTGAATACTGTTTTGGACATTGTTTCGATTTGTTTAATGGAACGGAATATTTCGGTACTGATCTATTTCGACGTACCATTTCAGGGTATTTCggggtttctaaaaaaaattaaaaataatatatatttatatttatattttcttatataacataaaattattgatccaaataagtaaacctcaaataaaacaaatcgtttagtttttcttttttgacactCAGATCATTTAGCTATTACATAACAATTACTGCtttataatattaaaacataaatatgtaattaaataataaaaaacaacaaccaaaaatagtataataagaagaagaagaaaaggaagaagaagaagtagggGCGACCTTTGCGATGGCTGGATTTGTTTTTTAGGCATTCGACGCAAGTAATGACATGCTGTGCTGACGAGTTTGTCCGTTtagggatttttctttttttcttctaaaaactGGTATTGGCCGAAATGTAACAAAGAAtccaccaaaatttaattttgagaaatgatatgtccatggcattttcacaacatttttacaacaaatcctaagtggttgttactagttattattgttgtcataaaaaaataatcttagtgctaggttcaaatttgaactaataataactaaccatctgtgatttgttatgaaaatattgtaaaaatattgtggacatagcatctctctttaattttattggcataaaaaatttttgagagtgttcctaatttttttgagagtgttcctattttttttttaaggaccaCCCTGACCTCTATGTGGCGCCGCCACTGACTGTGAATCCGTTGATTAACAAATTGtatatatgtaatttaattataatataattcatgtaatcAATATCAttaatcatctatatatatatatatatatatatatatgtatgtatatgtatgtatataagcATATACTTTATGTGTGAAAACGACGGCAAAACGGGTTATAGCTTTTGTTTTGGCGGAACCGGTGGCACCGAGTCAGTCTGTGAATCCGTTGATTAACAAATTGTATATATGTAATTTAGTTATAATATAAATCATGTAATCAATATCAttaatcatctatatatatatatatatatatatatgtatgtatatgcatGTATATAAGCATATACTTTATGTGTGAGAGCATGAGATTTTGTCATGTGACTTCTTCTTTGAtcacttctatttttttataagaaaaaaaattaaattaacttCTAACTCGTCATTTAGCATTTAACACTCTTCTTCACTCTTCATTGTATCAAGACATTTCTCAAGTGTCACATTAGAGATAAAGACTAATCAGTACACACACATttagccccttttttttttttatatcttttcattaagttttttttttttttaactattatccaaaaaatcatattaacttatttttactgttaTCTTATTAATTACAACTTACACAAcacatttttctcttcttcatgTCTTTTATTATACTCActtttttagtattaaaaacaaaagcaaaaaagtaatACTACATTCGTCTcagtttgtttgtcctctattccattttaagATGTTCCAAAATATTGCCCTGtttctgaaaataaaaattattagtttactaatattcctattatacccctactttattttcaaaactttttgaaaagaaacctaactaatatatttttttaaaaaaaatcaatttaattggagcacctttttagttgcctcattatgaataattctttttaaaaagctactaatttatttatgggtagttttgtaaacttatacatttttataaggcacaagacaataaatgatgttcccttaaaaaatttgacttttcaaacaggacaaacaaattggaaCGAATGGAgtgataataataattgtggacTATAGGGACGAACCCAAGTAGGGGCCAGGCCCCCTTGggtccattttcttttttaatatggttattatatattttatttttgtaattgggttctccttccaaaaccttaggCCTCCTTTTTCTCCGATCAACTTAGCTAGTTTAACCCAAACAGCAACTATCCAACCTAAAAACTTAACAATAAAACTAGAAACATTCACAAtgatgattgtattttagcaaaaaaactattttactaccaaagaaccaaaaaatcatgtgttatagGAGAAGTTAAAGCTAAATTTGTTGCAACTATTGTAAATTGGTATAAATACTAGCTAGTTaactgtagcaagttgttaaaaataaaatacaatcttttattaagattatatctcttccttcaattaaaaattttaaattctttctctacctttattattttaataagttgtttatattattttaaccgaaataataaaaagaacatttgatattgggtatattgtaaaatgaggtaataaaatatataaaatagctttttgaggtgctaaaaCTAAAACTTTTAGCACCATCAATATGAATGCTCGAACTTCAACAACAACGAAAATCCTAGCCagtctagtattaaaaaaaaaacattattttgtttttgtttttgtttttgtctttgttggtagatgattaaatcttaatatatttagaaataatgattttgtgtatttataatattttaatacaaatggatgcctatttggagtttttttttttttaaagactttGGCCCCTACTAGCTTAAAATATTGGGTGCATCCTGAAAAATTAATATAACTAACTAGATAAGGTCCtttattttccataataaaaagGTCATTTACTCACCAATGAGTATAAAAATAATTCTGAATGTATCTAGCTCAATATCTGAATTAATACATATTAGTTGATTAATCaccataattaaaaataataaaaagtcttcctcattttcaatgtgggattaaacattccattaattatttatcttcCATATTAACTTTCACAtatttacatttatattattatataaattcattttaattaattaatattaaaatactcCAACAATACTATTACAATTAAATACACATTTCATATGCTTTTCattatggttattttttaaaatatatgttttttaaaatttgagaatgAATTCCTACTCTACtttaatttaagtgtatgtatgtgaaactctttcatagagacttgaaccttgaCCCTTGAATCCTAAACCTACAAAAAGTTGTACTTATAAAGTGTTCATCATCTTAAGAATGCGCTATGATGACatatttatttactaataactTTGATAAAATGACAATTGCAACTGTCATAATTAAAggacttgttttttttttaatagacatCATTGAGCTCCATTGTTTCGAGTGCTCGAATGATCATATTCATTTAGTtgtttacaacttttttttatgcaaTCCACACTCTAAAACGGTGACTAATTATATAAACTAATGTTCTAAAATCAGTATATTTACACAAATTTAGaaactagtttttatttatattaatgtcTTTTAAAGCTATGGAAAACATATCAatttctgttttttttattaaaaaaaaaaagaaaaaagatttaacTCTCGGAAATTAGAATAGAAGTACCTTTCTTAAATTATATCCTTTTAAATTGTAAGAGTATttgtagcagtggagctaaatagctataatgctattttaactccaccaaaataccaaaaagggCCATGCAACAGTGGAGGCATAGGTATAATTTTTAGTTAaactgctacagtgcacatctatctatagatgtgcactatagctgacatctaaaaaagaaattaattttttattctccccccggattaaaataatactgctttgtttattttttttcatttattttattctcatctCACCGTCCTTTCTCTTAGTGTCACTCTCAAGCTCTCACCTCTCTGAAACTTTCAAGCTCACTCTTATCATCTCGCTTGAAACTCACCATCTCTCAAGCTCAAGCTCTCAGACTGACATCGTCCCAGCCGAAGCTTGACCCACTGCCGTCCCAACCGCCAATCGCCTCAAACCCACCAGTCATCCCAGCCACCGATCGCCTCAGACCGACACCGTCCCAGCTGCCCATCTCTCTCAGATCGCCTCAGTGCTTACTTAGAGTGCTTGCTCGCCAATCAATGCTGCTTCACCAGACCCACGCTGGCATCAGAGCTACTTCACTAGACCCACGCCACCAATTGGAGTGCTTGCTCTCTGATCGGGTGGGTTTctagtgattttttattttgtttggtctgggttgtagaaaaaaaattagagatttgggtttttttttttttttttttttttttgcctgcTGTGTACTGCTagtgtgtggtggtggtgggggtgTGGCTAgtggtagaggtggttgtggccggttttgtgtatttttttttttttggtagtgagatatattattttattatagtggttatattattttattgtgatgtttatattattttattgtgttgaaaactaaaatagattCACTGCTGTAGCATGTGtgtaagtaaaatagataaaataacttttggtggagctaaaaagctaaatttttagctccattACTGTGGATGCTTGAACAACACTAGCCCtccaaaacttttaaatttaaaaaaaaaaaaatgttagtgtGAACACAaagaaattttacttttctttgtttgatttgagaaattaaagaagttctttttgtcaaaaattaaaGTAGCCTTGATTTAATGAAGGTATAATGTTAttgtcataaattattttataatatttttacaaaatatttatatgattaattttttattgatttttatctaGACccattattataattatttttttatttattaataatcactcatcatattaataatttataaaaaaaattataaaataatttgtatttctaaccttatttttaataaaataataacaactttAGTTTAAACTTTATAATCAAAAGAGTAAACACTGAACAAGCGAAAGCTCCagtccaccaaaaaaaaaaaaaaaaaaaaagaattcataaatgaaaaaaagaaagaaaaaaaagtaaagccGATAGAAGTGGAATCTTTTGGATAAAAGGACACACGCTCACTACCCATGCCTGTGTCTCCATTAACAGAGTACACACATACATCaaccgagaaagagagagagagagagcgagtgAGATTTGGGAAGAAGATGGCTCAGAGCTCCAAAAGAAGCAAACGGGTCTCACTGTGCGTGCTTCTCTTTGCTTATTTTGCTTCTACAATCATCGCAGAAGATGgtatgtttttctcttcttcttcttctctgccCACAAATGTTCTTGGTTCTTGCTTCCCAGTTTCTCTGCAATTAGTTTCAATGTCTTGTTTGTTATTTTGTGGTTATGCTTTGTGGGTCTTGGACCATTTGGTTATTCCTGAGATCTGATATATGTTTGCTATGCTGTTGCTCACATCTACTTCAACTGTTCTTCAACGTGGTTCTATTATTAATAGAAGTACTTAGTAGTAACATGTTTAGTGGGTTTTGTGCTTTTGTTACAATTAGATTAGAATGTGCTATGGTAGGAAAGAATAGCTGTCTAATTATTTCTACATTCTATAAGTAAAAAACCTTCATGCTAGGTTGGATACTTCATCCAAAAATGAGCTTCAATTTCTTCCCTGGCT encodes:
- the LOC115988378 gene encoding uncharacterized protein LOC115988378 codes for the protein MAFKAFFVFYISLHFASFHNDAIVKGNNLNLLISERKQETPLKRVLTEHGDTYDCINVYEQPSLKHPLLRNHRIQMRPSHKIRKMIAKMKHKKLPPGVQHAKIKLDEACPKGTIPVLRVVDKDLSKNVSNLYKPQSNEGNQNLEFAGIFTQTTPDKKYQSNLATISVYNPQVGPHQYSSAAISVEAGNGADFNQIQIGWTVYPDLFNGDTRTHWYFKMINNGNLSGCYNLNCLGFVQTNTQVAIGTAMDKVSKYSTEDQVVFRFSIIRQEGTEVRNASWWLLVYNDDNDYDSIGYFPATQFNELAGGADKLQWGGYVLSSRDDNTSPPMGSGHFDNGVYQRTCFMSQVELVDHNFDLVDSPTGVQTAMSRCYLEGDESYKNDGKTGYSFCFGGTGGSESDCEQ